The nucleotide window GATTACGAGGATAAGGTAATATCTGTTGATGATTATCACACCGCGCTGGAGGAATTGGAACAGCAGCATCTAAAACATTAATATTTGCTGTACTTAATGGTAATTTTATATCATTGCAGTATCAAAACAGTAAATACCATGGCACCTGCAGATGACGGCGTAGTAAAACGTTTAAAAGTAATTGTGAAAGAGCATGGCGGTCAGCTGGCTTTAGCCAACCTTATCGGGGTCGATCAGGGCTTTATCAGTAAGGTGATCAATAAAAAGCAGGACGTTAGTTATTACCTGATCCGTAAATTATGCTTCCAGCTAAAATACTCGCCCGAATGGCTTATACTGGGCACGGGAAACAAGCAAATACTGAAGCAGGAATCGGCTAAACTAATTACAGAGATACAAATGCTGCGCACCGAGGTGGATATACTGCACGCCCGCATGAAAGCTTACGAGATGGAGTTGAAGGAAATGAAAGCGCAGCCCCCTAACCCCCTAAAGGGGGAATATAAAGCCGGGGCTTAACAAAAGCTCTCCCCTTTAGGGGTTGTGGGCACATTTACTCACTCGCCTCCTCCCCTTTTTCGCCAAGTCCTACAATGTCGCCTTCTTTAAAAAGGATAGCTTGCAGGGTTTTGCGCCATACGGGTTTTTGGCGCAGCAGAAATTCAAGGTCCATACCAAAGTGTTTAAATTCTTCGTGCTGGGCGTTTTGCATAATTGCTTTAGCCTGCGGATCTTTTTCTACCGATATACGCTGCTCGTACCAGTTAATGGCCTCGGCTTCTTCGCCCAGGGAAACTATCATGCGGGCAAAGGTGCGGGTTTTGTCGCTTAGTTCGTTTGCCGGTTCGTGGTACTGATCAAATGCCATAAGTTTGTTTTTAAGTTGATGATATGATAAGCAGATGAAGCGGGAAATTGTTTGTCCCCTGCGTCCTTAAATGCTAAATAAGATTTATTCAACATCAGATTGCAGAGTGCAATAATTTTTTGCTAAAAATATTTGCATTTCAATTTTTATTTCTGTACATTTGTATACAATATATGCCAATCGGCATTTTAAGCATAAAACCTCGGCTTTCATGAAATTCATATCTACACGCCAGCTAAGGCACCTTACTACGGCCTATTTTTCGTATATTAAAGGAAGTTTTCATTTTGAACAACTGCCCGCGACAACCGCCAGGGGAAAAGCCAAACAACAAAAAGTGTGGGACCGCCAGCCCGAGCCGCCAACCTTAACCGGTTTAGCATTGCACCTGGGGTTTGACAGTCTTGCCGAATTTGAGGCTTACGAACAAAAAGGCGAATTATCTTCGGAACTAAAACGCGCGCGTTTGCTAATCGCGGCCGAATACGAGAAGCGCCTGCACCAGCCCTCGCCCACCGGCGCCATCTTCGCGCTGAAAACCCTGGGCTGGAACGAACATGACCACCCTGTCGATAACGATCAATCATCTAAAACCTTTACCATAAACATGGTAGATACGGGTGTACCCAT belongs to Mucilaginibacter boryungensis and includes:
- a CDS encoding helix-turn-helix domain-containing protein is translated as MAPADDGVVKRLKVIVKEHGGQLALANLIGVDQGFISKVINKKQDVSYYLIRKLCFQLKYSPEWLILGTGNKQILKQESAKLITEIQMLRTEVDILHARMKAYEMELKEMKAQPPNPLKGEYKAGA
- a CDS encoding terminase small subunit, yielding MKFISTRQLRHLTTAYFSYIKGSFHFEQLPATTARGKAKQQKVWDRQPEPPTLTGLALHLGFDSLAEFEAYEQKGELSSELKRARLLIAAEYEKRLHQPSPTGAIFALKTLGWNEHDHPVDNDQSSKTFTINMVDTGVPIARNEKDVKL
- a CDS encoding ferritin family protein, whose translation is MAFDQYHEPANELSDKTRTFARMIVSLGEEAEAINWYEQRISVEKDPQAKAIMQNAQHEEFKHFGMDLEFLLRQKPVWRKTLQAILFKEGDIVGLGEKGEEASE